CCTTACTTAACTTGAGGAATTTCCAATTTTCCTCTAAAAGTGAGAAAAGAATTGAcctatctgattttattttatttttttttctgattttaaccttaaaaaataaGCTGCCCTTCAAACGCTTATACCACCAAGTTCAgtttatcttttcttaaaattatttattttagttggaggccaattactttacaatattgtggtggtttttgccatacattgacatgaatcagccatgggtgtacatgtgtcccaccatcctgaactcccctcccacctccctccccatctcatccctctgggttgtcccagagtacCAGTTTGGGTGCCCTGCTCCATGCATcaaatttgcactggtcatctattttaataTGGTAATATACTATTggtaatgctattctctcatatcaccCCAACacttttaaagaagttttatttaCAGGAATCTGTGCAGTACTCTATAATTGTCAATTAGCTCAAGTTAGTGAACAGCATTGTTTCAGTCTTCTATATTCTCCTGATTTATTGTTACATTTCTGATTAATAACTGATGGGGCAGTgctaaatttttcaaatataattgtGGCCTAATGAAAATTGAATTTATGCTTTTGGctgtttgaaaaaaatctttacttcACCTTCATTATATAAGATATTTTAGCTGAATATGGAATTCTAGGTTGAtagtaggttttttttctttcattgctttagaGGTGCTCCCTCTTCTTTTGGCTGGCTTAATAGGTTTTTAAGGTTTCATATCATTCCTATCTTTGTTCCTTTAGCATAATGAgtcttttctgtctctgtcttcctgttcgtttttctctttttcagcaaATTCAGTAGTTTGTTTGGGGTGTGTGCCTTCATGTGGCTTTATTTATGTTCATGCTATTTGTTGCTCATTGTGTTTCTCTTATCTGTGGGCCtattgttttcataaaatttggaaaatttcaggtattatttattcaaatagtATTTCTACTTAcctctctcttcttctgagactccaATAACATGCAAATTAGATTGCTTAATACTGTCCTACAGTTGATCGAGGCCCTGTTCTTCTTTTTTAGCCTCtagttttttttctattcaatCTTGATAATTTCTAACACTTAAAATTCTCTTATCTTTCTCTTCCACAATATCTAAGCTACTGTTCATCTTActatgtgtctttttatttcagttgttaTACATTTCACCTCTCagatttccatttggttctttttatgaCTAGGTATACAACAGCTTTTATTCTTGATCTCATAAGCCCTCAAACTAAGGCACTAACCTTTGAGGATTTTAACCAATACTATATGTATTATGGGTTTCTGAATTACAGAAACTGTTTCCAGGCATTAAGTTCAGGTTATCTCAGgacttatttcatttgtttccccTATTCCAGGAATCATATTCCTATACTGCCTTTTGTCCAATGTCTAAAAAGAATTAATGTAtagatttttgtctatttttctagACTTTTACAGTTGGAAGGCATTTCCTGTAGCAGTTAATTTTGTATTAAGAGAGCAGACAGATGGTCTTGATTTTTGAATTGTTGgtttcataataaaaatggttACTAAACTATCTTATTTGCcataatgaaatgaaagaaaacctaagtgctatctcattttctttttaaacctcaaatctggaataaaaaagaaaaaaatggcaagaaatatttataaatttccttttgctcagtgttattttattaaaaggaaCAATAATTATGAAATATGAGGAAAGAACTATCTCACTGAACTTGTGAATATTGGTTCACTCAGATACAGTGCTGTGATATGCATGATAAACTGAAATTAAGCAAAACATTTTGCTTGTCAGATTAAACAAGTCAAAGCAATATTCCATTGAAACTAAATTTAACTACCACCTGTCCTATAACCTAAATACCGTATTTTATCTTTCAGACTTTTCTTTCATTCACCTAAAGAGATAACTATTAGCCAACTGGTTCTATAATGCATAAGACTAAGAACCTATAATGTACCTTTAGCCCCTAACTTGATGTAATTCATAGAGCctataattttccctttttcacAATAAATAATGAATTTGTCGCACATTTATGTATTATTGCATATGCattataaacacacaaaaatgtatttaaactgaccatttgctttttattattcaaTGAATGCATGGAGgatttatattttctgtaaaaaaaatagTTCTAATTTTAGAAAGAAGTTTCTTGAAATTTCTCAAAGCAACTGCTGATTTTTAGAATTCAGATACAACTCTTGTTTGttcctaaattaaaaacaaagtttatttctttggcacaatcttttctctttttcatatttgatCATGTTGACAAGGATACTTATAAAATGCTAAGTAGTAAAGGATAAAAGAGATGTTCTTGATTTTACCTGACTTTGAGGGGAATACAAGTAAACTGTCACCTTTAAATGTGATTGTCCCTAAAAATAATTGTaccctttattttgttttaaattattattttactaaGATATGCTTTTCATAATGACTATTGAGGCTTGTTTCCTAAATTTATTGGGTAATATTTTCTTCTCCTATAAATTTCCTAATGTGGTGAACTACAATGAATTGTTTCCTGATACTAAAATATCTTTATGCTCTATGCAAATATTACTTTATTATGACATGTATTTGCTTCTATTTGATTATTTGCACTTATGAATATAAGAGCAAATGATTCataagaatttataaaaataaattcttatgaATATAAGAGCAAATGATTCAtaagaatttatataaataaattcatgtaaatgtatatgaattaaatttataaattataaatttatataaataaattcagaaGAATTTATATTCATAAATGATATTAGCCTAtaagtttattttgtttgctgtttttatttgaaattgatATCAAGGTTATGTTAATGTTATAAAtagatacataatttttaaatctagtctctgttatattttataaagtcAACTCTAAGATATCCTAAGCAAATCTAAGACACTACTAGATTTCAAATATGAAGATAAAACCATCAAGGACTTCAACcaaatgattaaataatttacaaaagcaaaagaattaaCTAAGACAtcagacatttaaaaagcaaaatgcaaagcaaagaagcaatggtacaacatgtttttaaaaactcagtgagAGAAAGTATAAACCAATGATTTTATATGCAGGGAAAGTGTTCCTTCAACGATCAAGGCAATGAAAAAACACCATTCAACACATTAAGTACTTAAGGACTTCTGCATTCATCAACCCTTCCTAAGGAATCTACTAATGAAAGAACATCAACCAATCAAAAGATAATTGAGAAAACTTCAGCAAAAAGACGGATtgtcaatattttaatttatataaatgtacacaTAAGACTGAAGCAAAGGAGGAATGAAGGTGGAAAACTCATGCACAAAGGTTATGTATTGTGATAAAGTTGAAATAATACAATTGAAAtgtgagagaaaaatgaaaggaaagagagaaattaaagagcttaTTGTTGTACAGGCAATAGATGTACTTTAAAAGATACTGAAAATAACTAATAAGCCTGAGtaaagaataatataataaaacagaagtctaaactcaatttttaaaatcagtataagaaagaaaactgtagaGAAATAAACTCATAAATGTCAATTCAAAatcactaaataaaatatttgcaaacagaatccaataccacataaaagaaaataatacatcatAACCCAGTGGGATGTATTGGAAGAGGATGTTCTTTTAATGTTAGCTAATCAGTTAATATCATATTCCATATTAATAAGTGTGGGAGGAAAGGTCATATGACTATATTAACAGATATCTAACAAagtctttaacaaaattcaacacccattatGATCAAAATACTCAAGAAAATTGACATGAGAAATACTTAACATGATgacatataataatattttatatgtataataagAAATGCAGGCAGTTTCTTATTTAATTGGACAACACTAGAGGCATTTCCAATTAAAACAAGATCAAAGTAACAATACACATTCTCTTTTCTAATATTTGATGCTATATTAGAAGTATTGGActtcccctagtggctcagacggtaaagaatctgcctacaattagCTAATACAATTaagcaagagaaataaattaCAGAACTATTAGGGGAATAAGAATGGGTAAAGAATAACTAGAACTATCTCCATATGCAAGACTgagatatatatatgaaataaataactatatatgaataaactactatatatgaaataaataactaataaggacctactgtataacacagaaaactcttctcaatactctgtagagatctttatgggaaaaaatatttaaaagagtggatatatgtatatgtataattaattCACTTTAtggtacagtagaaactaacacaacattttaaatcaactatactccaataaatttttaaatataaataaaaataaaaactgcataagcattaaaaaagaagtatCTCCATATACAAATAATAGATAGGacatctggaaaatcccagagaatCAATAATAAAACTAACTCAATTTAAAAGACCAGTAATAAAAAGGGATTTAATATGCAAAAATCAAAGTCTTCATATACACAAGCCAAACAAAATTAGGTCCATATCTCTTCTACCacagaaaagaataaactacAAACAGATTTGgaatctaaatgtaaaatgtaaaaacttacaaataatagaagaaaacatgggtgaATTATTCTTCAACCATGACATAAggtaataattttgtattatgACTCAATAGCCAAAAGcaattaaagaaaacaatctaATATGGAACTGACAAATTTAGGTAATGAGAAGTAGGTTTCTCACTGTTGgagagagaaacaacaaataaagaGAGCAAAAGTAGTGTTGGATTGGAATTTGGAAGTATCAttataaataaatagcttttaaaattatggtgATAAATTGATACAGAAATAAGTATAGATGCATGTTTTGGGTGGGTTAGTATTCATACATACATTTCCTGTTTGTTGAGGGTCCCTAGGAGTAAAGACATCTCAGTAGCAAGAAATGCACTTAGAAATCAGAATTGGTTTCTAAATTTTAATGCAATTCTCCAATCGAAAGGCTCTTTAGAGAAGCTGTGGCATCTAGGGTTGGAGAAGGGAAAATACAAGAGCAGCCTGGAACATCCTGTTGTGTTGGGAAACAGGGACATGTATGAAAAAGATGAAGCATATCAATAAGATACTGATGACAAACTGAAGGAGCCCCAAATGGTCAAAATAGAACAACttgaataacaaaataaatattacactGCATTATGTTTAATCacagaataaaatacatattcatgAATCTCTACTGatgtaaataattgaataaatttaaaaaccgGAAGAAGAAACTGTTCTTCCATACAGAAGCATTCCaatcattaataataatgtaCAGGAttgatggaatttttttaaaatcaccattAGACAAACAAGGTAATACTGTTCCCTGACAAAATGGATGATTCTAAAATTGTTGAGTGAAAATTTGAAGAGATACAAAACATAAGCATAGTCTCAAAGTATCTCCCCTGCAAGACATTTAACATAACCAACAGTAAGACATACTGACATCACATACACCCTGAAATGATGTGTACCTGGAAAAGGATACAATATCACTTCTATGGTATTGTGCCAAAACTGCATAATCTCAATCTACTCAAGAAAAGACATCATACATATCCAAATTGAAATATGTTATATGAAATAATTAATTGGTACTCATCAAAAGGGTAAAAGTCATTAATTACAAGGAAAGAATGAGGGACTGTCACAGATTAAAGGAGACAAAGATCCTCTTTTGGGtcctggaaaagaaaagtgaTATTGGAGAAACACTGGTGAAATATCAATGTGGTCTATAGTTGAGTTTATGGTATGGTACTAATGCTAATTCTCTGATTCTTATACTTTCACAGTGGCTTATAAACTGTCAACTTTAGGAGAATTTAGCTCAATATATGTGATCTTTTCTATTTGCTAATGTTCTATAAATTTAacacttcaaaacaaaaacattttaaaaattagaaggaatttaaatactttattatacTATCCTTAGCAAACAGTATCTGtccatttatttaaatcatgTTTTGCGTCACTCGGTagactttcttccttttgatttacttcttccttttttaataacTCATTTTTGtacaccataaaattcacctgtttaagtatacaattcaaaaattgttagtaaatttaaaaacttgTGCAATATAACAACAATCCAGCTTTAGAGCATTTTCTTCACTTCAGAAAGATTCCTCATGATAGTCTGTATTCATTCCCCAGTCTCACTCCAGTCTCATGTATCCACTaacctttctctttttatagatTTAAGAGAATGTTTCCTTAAAAGCATATAACATGTGTCCTTTCGTGTCTGGCTTCTcgcacttagcatcatgtttttgaGTACTATCCATTTTATAATCTGCATTAgcattttgtttctctgtattGCTGAGTGGTATTTCAGTGTAcagatacactttaaaaaaaaaaaaatctattcaccAGTTAATGAACAACAAACGTGATTGTTTCCAGGTGTTGACTATTATGATTAATTctattataaacatttatgtttatatgcacatgttttcatttctcttgtgtatCCCTATAAATGGAAattctggatcatatagtaaaATTCATGTTTAAGAAACTTCTCAAAACAAGCTGTTTTCCCAAGTGGACTCTACCGTTTTGCATTCTGAATGCCATTGTGTAGaggtttcagtttctccacaacCAATAATACTTGTTACtgtttatctactttaaaaatcatatccATTCCAGTGAGTGAGAAGAGGACAAATCTAAACCTAACTGGTTGAAACATCCGGCATACATATATACAGCTGATGTAAAGGACATTACAATACATCAATCTACCCAACACTGAAATGAGCTCTCTTGTGAAACAGGGAATACTCCACTGCTGAATTTGTTCAAGCAGAATCTATGCAATTTTTCATCAGAAGCCTTATAGGaaactgaataaattaatgaatatgaaTAAATTTAAGGTCATATGCTATATGTCCTACTCTATTCTAAGTAAACTAACATCTGTCACAAATAATAATATCCCCATTTAAAATTTGATGAATGGAGGAACCAAGAAATTTAGCACAATTATGGTTCTCTTTCAGCTAATAAGTGATTGACCAGAGACTTAAACTTAAGTTTGTCAccatcattgttgtttagtcactcagttgtgtctgactcttttgtgaccccatggactacagcccaccaggctcctctgtccatgggactctccaggcaagaatactggagtgggtagccatttccttctccaggggatcttcccgacccagagactgaacctgagtcttctgcactaacagatgagttctttaccactgaatcacctgggaagcccttaaatgctgttcagttgctaagtcgtgtctgacttttgcaatcccatggactatagcccaccagtttcctgcatccatgggatttcccaaacaagaatactggagtgagttgccatttccttctaaactTAAGCTTACAAGCATCCAAATAAACTTGGCTCCTTGCTATTTCAACTTCTCTATACCAAAAACATTAATCAGAAACTAGATAAggtgctatataacacagggagttcaGCCCAGTGCTCTGCGACAACCTACAGGGGTGGAAtgaggggtgggggaaagagactcaagaaggaggggttatatataatatttatggctgattcatgttgtcatacagcagaaactaacacaacattgtaaagcaattatactccaattaaaaataaattttaaaaaagaaactagataAGGCATAAGATATTTTCTCTATGTTCCTCTTTGAAAGACATGATATATGCACATGGAACACTAAGTCCAAAGAAGGCTAAGTCTGAACATTTATTGTTCTAGAAgccctttataaatattttatttcacatcaCCTTATTCATCCATGAAACATATAGTATTTAGGATAATTATTAATAACACATAAGCATGTATTTtggtataattattattaatagttattCTAAATACTATATATTTCAAGAATGAATAAAGTAGTGtgagataaaatattatttataaagggCTACTAGAGGAACTAATGTTCAAAATTAGCCACAGACAGTAGATTAATGAAGGCAGAGACAAAAAGAATTCCATTGTCTTTCTAAGATGGAATGCTGTGATGAGATCAGGGGGAAATCATGGCAAATTGAGAAAAGGTAGACAGCAACCCCAGATAAGAGAAGTTTCTTCCTGGGACTGCAGAAGATAAAGATTGTGTGCTTATAATGGAATCAGTTTGCAGATAATTTTGCATATTGAAAAGAGAGTTAGTTTATGCCTTAGAAAGAGAGGAACAgtaaaggggagagagaaattaaaCATATTGTTTTTAAGAGAACTGACAAGTGGAATACAGAATATTTGATATATTAGAGAATTGAGAGTTAGGACATAAAACACCTTTGTGTAAATTTAGGTATGAAATATGCAGAGGAAGCCTTAGGTAAAACCTATAGAAATTGAAGATATAGCAGAAATAAGcagtttaaagaaaattttcatataatttaacATCTAATTAGGTTTAAGAGTTAACAGAttgaaagaactaaagaaagcctAAATTTCATTTTAGGCTTAAAAACAAAGGAATAGGAAAACATTTCCCAAAAGGCTGAAATAAAGGTTTACAGGAAGAGCATGAAATGAAACTGAACAATTTGTCCTGATAATTATTAACTCAATTCTCTAAGGCTTCACCGTCCTACACTTGAGAGTTGATTGTGTTTGGCTAAAGAACTCCCTCTGGATGAGGAATGCATGGGACCGCCGTGTTCCTGGCTGATGTAATAGCTCCAAAACTCTGAACAAGTCTCCCAGAAGATGAGATGCGACTCCCTTATGACTCAAAGCAATAAGAACCTGGTCATCCACATATGCAGTATGGCAGAGTAAATCAGGTGAGCAGAGGCACCACAGTTCCaaactctgcaaaaaaaaaattatatgtatatatatatatacacacacacacacacataggctcCGAGAGTAAGATTTATAATCCATATTTATCTTGCCATTGTTAGGGAGTGTACTTTTTCCAAATAATCCTTACAGTTCTTTATGTGCCTCAAAAAGATAGTGTTTCCCATATTGAAAGACTCATTTTGAAAGGGCAGCAAGAAAACACCAGAACAGGCCAAAAGAGTGAATTGAACATGTATATCCATGACATGGACCAACTGGCTAATGACACTTCAGGGAAGGCAAATGGCTACTTATTCTGCCTGCTAATGTCAGTCGTCTCCTGCCTGAGAAGATGATCAGGGAGACAGAAGCCCCCAACCAGACGGTGGTGGACTACTTCTTCCTGGAGGGTCTGATGTACACAGCTGAACATCCTAGCCTGTTCTTTCTGCTCTTCCTCCTCATCTATAGCACCACCGTGACGGGGAATCTGCTCATTCTCATCACCGTGGGCTCTGACCCTCACCTCTGCTCCCCCATGTACCACTTCCTGGGGCACCTGTCCCTCCTGGACGCGTGTCTGTCTACGGTGACAGTGCCCAAGGTCATGGCAGGCCTCCTGACTCTGGATGGAAAGGCGATCTCCTTTGAGGGCTGCGCTCTCCAGCTTTACTGCTTCCACTTCCTGGCCAGCACCGAGTGCTTCCTGTACACAGCCATGGCCTACGACCGCTACCTGGCTATCTGCCGACCCCTGCACTACCCGCTGGCCATGAACAGGCGGCTGTGCGCCGGGCTGGCTGGGATGACTTGGACCGTAGGTGCTGTGCACTCCGCCCTCCATACCTGCCTCACCTTCCGCCTGCTCTACTGTGGGCCTCGTCACATCGCCTACTTCTTCTGTGATATCCCGCCAGTGCTGAAGCTGGCCTGTGCAGACACCACCATCAATGAGCTTGTCATGCTTGCCAACATTGGCATTGTGGCTGCAGGCTGCCTGATCCTCATCGTCATCTCCTACGTCTTCATCGCCGCGGCAGTGCTGCGCATCCGCACAGCGGCGGGCAGGAAGCGCGCCTTCTCGACTTGCACCTCCCACCTCACAGTGGTGCTCCTATACTACCTGCCCCCCGTCTGCATCTACCTGCAGCCTCGCTCCAGCGGGGCAGGCGTCGGCGCCCCTGCTGTCTTCTACACCATAGTCACTCCCATGCTCAACCCTTTCATTTACACCCTGCGGAACACAGAGGTGAAGCAGGCTCTGCGAAGACTTCTGAGCCAAGGCGCCAGAGACTCTCCAGCAGACAGCCCACCCCGCTAACCTACTCTGCGATTCTCTTCATTTGCCCGCCAAGAAAGCGTCTATTCCGGTGTCACAATGGGAAAGGAGCATCATTCAAGTGGAAATCAGAAAAACTGAGTTTCAGCTCAACCAAgaacttttttcccctcccttcagCCAACTGACTTCTGTCAATGTCTGTCAcaaactttttatctttaaaaccaAAGGGCTGGGagatttccctggcggtccagcagttaagactccacttCTACTgaaaggggtgtgggttcagtccctggtcggggaacggAGATCTTGCCATGGCCTCGTGGCATGCAGAAAACTAAAGGACTGGATTGGGTGATCCCCAGAAAATCTCCAGCACCTAGGTTTTATGGCTCAGAGGTATGTGAAATGCTATccacagcctcatttattttagcaaatgtctctttttttagctatgaaataattgtattaaatataatacatattttaaaatactgataacAAAAGTATAGGTATAGGCAACCAATTAATGTTTGTCTACGTATCTTCCAGTTTAAGAGAAGAAACCACAGTTTTTAGGGTGATAAAATACAACTATTAGGAGaaaagcaacttgcccaaggtcacttagAAAGTgtcattatctttattttcccaCTCCAGGTGGTTTATAACTAAGTGATGGAAAGACTGTCACTATCAATTATAGAAAGATACATATTGATGTCAGGTGGACCTACCAGTACTCGAATCCTGATTCCACTAGTCATTTGATATAAAATCTTGTGCATATTTTATGATAACTTGGTGTTTCAGTATGTTCTTCTAATATAGTAAGATTAAAATTAACTACTTGGTAGAATTTCATGCAggctaaataatatatttatgttaaatGCTTGCTGCAAAGTGGATGTTCCTATTGCTTTCAAAGCTAACTAAAGAAGTCAAAAAATGCTTATTATACAAGCTAAGGtttaaactaaacaaaaaatgcAACTTATCCAAATTTATGGGGTGCTGCAAATACAAAGATCAAAGTGAAATATTCAGCATTAAATGCATATgtattaataggaaaaaatgtcTTACTAAGCTTCCAATttaagaaactagagaaagagaAGTAATTGAAACCTAAAGTAAGCACaagaaaatagataataa
This genomic window from Odocoileus virginianus isolate 20LAN1187 ecotype Illinois unplaced genomic scaffold, Ovbor_1.2 Unplaced_Scaffold_19, whole genome shotgun sequence contains:
- the OR10S1 gene encoding olfactory receptor 10S1, giving the protein MIRETEAPNQTVVDYFFLEGLMYTAEHPSLFFLLFLLIYSTTVTGNLLILITVGSDPHLCSPMYHFLGHLSLLDACLSTVTVPKVMAGLLTLDGKAISFEGCALQLYCFHFLASTECFLYTAMAYDRYLAICRPLHYPLAMNRRLCAGLAGMTWTVGAVHSALHTCLTFRLLYCGPRHIAYFFCDIPPVLKLACADTTINELVMLANIGIVAAGCLILIVISYVFIAAAVLRIRTAAGRKRAFSTCTSHLTVVLLYYLPPVCIYLQPRSSGAGVGAPAVFYTIVTPMLNPFIYTLRNTEVKQALRRLLSQGARDSPADSPPR